A DNA window from Salvelinus sp. IW2-2015 linkage group LG4q.1:29, ASM291031v2, whole genome shotgun sequence contains the following coding sequences:
- the faxdc2 gene encoding fatty acid hydroxylase domain-containing protein 2 isoform X1, with product MTGEVTQMNSKGQVPVQMNPSSQRQEAPGGLLDSVMKAIIVIGSGLFVLAAFGNSVTWHLQRFWGASGDFWQNQWTKVHQRWEGHETALFYAGAMCVPFAAFWGSNLLLMLVDYTGMPNFITRYRIQVDKNNPVDPVKLRHAVKTVVLNQLFISVPMVVVCWAVMFSRGNPCGPELPTFQRGLLEMAFCAVLEELMFYYSHRLFHHPALYKHFHKQHHEWTAPIGVVSLYAHPLEHVLSNMLPALIGPVILGSHLVTTTLWYALALVSTTISHCGYHLPFLPSPEFHDYHHLKFNQNFGVLGVLDRLHGTDANFRKTKAYERHTLLLSLTPLTESIPDPPKKVQ from the exons ATGACTGGTGAAGtcactcaaatgaacagcaaaggTCAGGTCCCTGTCCAAATGAACCCAAGCAGTCAAAGACAG GAGGCTCCAGGAGGCCTGTTGGACTCGGTGATGAAAGCGATCATCGTCATTGGATCTGGCCTCTTTGTCCTGGCAGCCTTTGGGAACTCCGTAACATG GCATCTGCAGAGGTTTTGGGGAGCATCGGGAGACTTCTGGCAAAACCAGTGGACCAAAGTACACCAGAGGTGGGAGGGACACGAGACAGCCTTGTTCTATGCCG GGGCGATGTGTGTGCCTTTTGCGGCTTTCTGGGGGTCCAATCTTCTGCTCATGCTGGTTGATTACACTGGAATGCCCAACTTCATCACCCGTTACAGAATACAGGTGGACAAGAACAACCCG GTTGACCCGGTGAAGCTGCGCCACGCTGTGAAGACGGTGGTCCTCAACCAGCTCTTCATCTCTGTTCCCATGGTGGTGGTGTGCTGGGCGGTTATGTTTTCTAGGGGGAATCCCTGCGGCCCAGAGCTGCCCACCTTCCAACGAGGCCTGTTGGAGATGGCCTTCTGCGCCGTGCTGGAGGAGCTCATGTTCTACTACTCACACAG GCTGTTTCACCATCCTGCCCTCTACAAGCATTTCCACAAGCAGCACCATGAGTGGACGGCTCCCATCGGAGTGGTCTCTCTCTACGCCCATCCTCTGGAGCACGTG CTGTCCAACATGCTGCCTGCCCTGATCGGCCCTGTTATCCTGGGTTCCCACCTGGTCACAACCACCCTGTGGTATGCTCTGGCTCTGGTCAGCACCACCATCTCCCACTGTGGCTACCACCTCCCCTTCCTGCCCTCCCCCGAGTTCCACGACTACCACCACCTCAA GTTCAACCAGAACTTTGGAGTCCTGGGGGTTCTGGACAGGTTACACGGGACCGACGCCAACTTCAGGAAGACCAAGGCTTACGAGCGTCACACCCTGCTCCTCAGCCTCACCCCTCTGACCGAGAGCATCCCAGACCCCCCCAAGAAGGTCCAGTGA
- the faxdc2 gene encoding fatty acid hydroxylase domain-containing protein 2 isoform X2 has translation MKAIIVIGSGLFVLAAFGNSVTWHLQRFWGASGDFWQNQWTKVHQRWEGHETALFYAGAMCVPFAAFWGSNLLLMLVDYTGMPNFITRYRIQVDKNNPVDPVKLRHAVKTVVLNQLFISVPMVVVCWAVMFSRGNPCGPELPTFQRGLLEMAFCAVLEELMFYYSHRLFHHPALYKHFHKQHHEWTAPIGVVSLYAHPLEHVLSNMLPALIGPVILGSHLVTTTLWYALALVSTTISHCGYHLPFLPSPEFHDYHHLKFNQNFGVLGVLDRLHGTDANFRKTKAYERHTLLLSLTPLTESIPDPPKKVQ, from the exons ATGAAAGCGATCATCGTCATTGGATCTGGCCTCTTTGTCCTGGCAGCCTTTGGGAACTCCGTAACATG GCATCTGCAGAGGTTTTGGGGAGCATCGGGAGACTTCTGGCAAAACCAGTGGACCAAAGTACACCAGAGGTGGGAGGGACACGAGACAGCCTTGTTCTATGCCG GGGCGATGTGTGTGCCTTTTGCGGCTTTCTGGGGGTCCAATCTTCTGCTCATGCTGGTTGATTACACTGGAATGCCCAACTTCATCACCCGTTACAGAATACAGGTGGACAAGAACAACCCG GTTGACCCGGTGAAGCTGCGCCACGCTGTGAAGACGGTGGTCCTCAACCAGCTCTTCATCTCTGTTCCCATGGTGGTGGTGTGCTGGGCGGTTATGTTTTCTAGGGGGAATCCCTGCGGCCCAGAGCTGCCCACCTTCCAACGAGGCCTGTTGGAGATGGCCTTCTGCGCCGTGCTGGAGGAGCTCATGTTCTACTACTCACACAG GCTGTTTCACCATCCTGCCCTCTACAAGCATTTCCACAAGCAGCACCATGAGTGGACGGCTCCCATCGGAGTGGTCTCTCTCTACGCCCATCCTCTGGAGCACGTG CTGTCCAACATGCTGCCTGCCCTGATCGGCCCTGTTATCCTGGGTTCCCACCTGGTCACAACCACCCTGTGGTATGCTCTGGCTCTGGTCAGCACCACCATCTCCCACTGTGGCTACCACCTCCCCTTCCTGCCCTCCCCCGAGTTCCACGACTACCACCACCTCAA GTTCAACCAGAACTTTGGAGTCCTGGGGGTTCTGGACAGGTTACACGGGACCGACGCCAACTTCAGGAAGACCAAGGCTTACGAGCGTCACACCCTGCTCCTCAGCCTCACCCCTCTGACCGAGAGCATCCCAGACCCCCCCAAGAAGGTCCAGTGA